One Candidatus Rokuibacteriota bacterium DNA window includes the following coding sequences:
- a CDS encoding FMN-binding protein codes for MTGGDGQGGSAVMASAPPAPDEVKASRLLATLGVGGVVAGVLLVVAFGLTLPTIEANKARELAAAVNEVLRAPARYETLYVVAGALVRKVPDGADPKKVERVYLGYRSDDQRVGFAMVSAEAGFQDFVRVIFGYDPRTKQLLGMKVLESKETPGLGDKIEKDRAFVSQFAEAHVPLIGVKQGKRSGPREVAMITGATISSKAVIRIINNALQRLGPLVDRYPQEGKG; via the coding sequence GTGACGGGCGGCGACGGCCAGGGCGGGAGCGCGGTGATGGCGTCGGCGCCGCCGGCGCCGGACGAGGTCAAGGCCTCGCGGCTGCTGGCCACCCTCGGCGTGGGCGGGGTCGTGGCGGGCGTGCTCCTCGTGGTCGCCTTCGGCCTCACGCTGCCGACCATCGAGGCCAACAAGGCGCGAGAGCTGGCGGCGGCCGTCAACGAGGTCCTCAGGGCTCCGGCGCGCTACGAGACGCTCTACGTCGTGGCCGGCGCCCTCGTGCGGAAGGTGCCCGACGGCGCCGACCCCAAGAAGGTCGAGCGCGTCTACCTCGGCTACCGATCGGACGACCAGCGCGTCGGCTTCGCCATGGTCTCGGCCGAGGCGGGATTCCAGGACTTCGTGAGGGTCATCTTCGGCTACGACCCGAGGACGAAGCAGCTTCTCGGCATGAAGGTCCTCGAGAGTAAGGAGACCCCGGGGCTCGGCGACAAGATCGAGAAGGACCGGGCCTTCGTCTCGCAGTTCGCCGAGGCCCACGTCCCGCTCATCGGGGTGAAGCAGGGCAAGCGGTCGGGCCCGCGCGAGGTCGCGATGATCACCGGTGCCACCATTTCATCGAAGGCCGTCATCCGGATCATCAACAACGCGCTGCAGCGGCTGGGGCCGCTGGTGGATCGCTACCCCCAGGAGGGCAAGGGATGA
- a CDS encoding RnfABCDGE type electron transport complex subunit D — protein sequence MSAPSLLVTASPHLAAGDSTPRIMWSVVASLAPIVAVATYFFGPSALLVVAAATAGALVTERGLDRRRTLGDGSAAITGILLGLTLPAGLPLWMAFAGGAFGIAIGKLAFGGLGQNVFNPALLGRAFLQAAFPVALTTFPAPATGHWWQLLGDNFAWPFASPRALDTVTGATPLGRMKFDHQGTPLLDLVLGTTSGSLGETSGLVILLCGSYLALRNYLNWRIPASIFATVAILAAGLHALDPARYPGAAFMLFSGGLMLGAMYMATDLVTSPVTHLGCWLFGAGIGLLVLLIRLWGGLAEGVMYAILIMNAFVPFLNRWTQPRVFGSAAPRGRS from the coding sequence ATGAGCGCCCCGTCGCTCCTCGTCACCGCCTCGCCGCACCTCGCCGCCGGCGACAGCACGCCCAGGATCATGTGGAGCGTCGTGGCGAGCCTGGCACCCATCGTGGCGGTCGCCACGTACTTCTTCGGGCCGAGCGCGCTCCTGGTCGTGGCGGCCGCCACGGCCGGCGCGCTGGTGACCGAGCGCGGCCTGGATCGCCGGCGCACCCTCGGCGACGGCTCAGCGGCGATCACCGGGATCCTGCTGGGGCTCACGCTACCGGCCGGGCTGCCCCTGTGGATGGCCTTCGCCGGTGGCGCCTTCGGCATCGCCATCGGCAAGCTCGCCTTCGGCGGGCTCGGCCAGAACGTGTTCAACCCCGCTCTCCTCGGGCGGGCCTTCCTCCAGGCGGCGTTTCCGGTGGCGCTGACCACCTTTCCCGCTCCCGCGACCGGGCACTGGTGGCAGCTCCTCGGCGACAACTTCGCGTGGCCCTTCGCGAGCCCCCGGGCGCTCGACACGGTGACGGGCGCCACGCCGCTGGGCCGGATGAAGTTTGACCATCAGGGGACGCCGCTCCTCGACCTCGTCCTGGGCACCACCTCGGGCTCGCTGGGCGAGACGTCGGGGCTCGTGATCCTCCTCTGCGGCAGCTACCTGGCCCTGCGCAACTACCTCAACTGGCGGATCCCGGCGAGCATCTTCGCCACCGTCGCCATCCTCGCCGCCGGCCTGCACGCGCTCGATCCGGCCCGCTACCCGGGCGCCGCCTTCATGCTCTTCTCCGGGGGGCTCATGCTGGGCGCCATGTACATGGCCACCGACCTCGTCACCTCGCCGGTGACGCATCTCGGCTGCTGGCTCTTCGGGGCCGGCATCGGCCTGCTCGTCCTCCTCATCCGGCTCTGGGGAGGGCTCGCCGAGGGCGTGATGTACGCCATCCTCATCATGAACGCCTTCGTCCCCTTCCTGAACCGGTGGACGCAGCCCCGGGTGTTCGGCTCGGCGGCGCCGAGGGGGCGCTCGTGA
- the rsxC gene encoding electron transport complex subunit RsxC: MWNHLKFRHGVHPPELKELTARIAIRRVPYPDEVVLPFRQHTGKPARPVVKPGDRVERGDALGEADGYVSTPVHASAAGTVEGIALWPHPDGSYAPAVRIAVDRYSPQAPRPRLVPDWTRLEPSEIVEAIRQAGVVGLGGAAFPTHVKLAPPKDQVVDTVLINGCECEPYLTTDHRTMVEYPERVHLGLRIMMRCLGVTRALIGIELNKPDAIEAIRRTLPPDLDVTVHGLDVKYPQGAEKMLIRALLGREVPSGKLPLHVGVVVQNVASAATIAEVFETGLPLIERIVTVTGRGVKRPANLIVPVGMKLRDLIDACGGFTADAREIVFGGPMMGLAQAHLDTPLVKGTTGVVVLAAAETKPTVSYPCIRCGHCLDSCPVFLNPQLLGQLALKERWEEMEASHLVDCMLCGCCGYTCPSNIPLPQLFALAKAALRKRPAAA, translated from the coding sequence GTGTGGAACCATCTGAAGTTCCGCCACGGCGTCCACCCGCCCGAGTTGAAGGAGCTCACCGCCCGGATCGCGATCCGGCGGGTGCCGTACCCGGACGAGGTGGTGCTGCCGTTCCGGCAGCACACGGGCAAGCCCGCGCGCCCCGTCGTGAAGCCCGGCGACCGCGTGGAGCGCGGCGATGCGCTCGGCGAGGCCGACGGGTACGTCTCGACGCCGGTGCACGCCTCCGCGGCGGGGACCGTCGAGGGTATCGCCCTCTGGCCGCATCCCGACGGGTCCTACGCCCCCGCCGTCCGGATCGCGGTGGACCGCTACTCGCCGCAGGCGCCGCGGCCGCGACTGGTTCCGGACTGGACGCGCCTCGAGCCCTCCGAGATCGTCGAGGCGATCCGCCAGGCCGGAGTGGTGGGTCTCGGCGGCGCGGCGTTCCCCACCCACGTCAAGCTCGCCCCGCCCAAGGACCAGGTCGTCGACACCGTGCTGATCAACGGCTGCGAGTGCGAGCCATACCTCACCACCGACCACCGCACCATGGTCGAGTACCCGGAGCGCGTGCACCTCGGCCTGCGCATCATGATGCGCTGCCTGGGGGTGACACGCGCGCTGATCGGCATCGAGCTGAACAAGCCCGATGCCATCGAGGCCATCCGCCGGACGCTCCCCCCGGACCTGGACGTGACCGTGCATGGGCTCGATGTGAAGTACCCGCAGGGGGCGGAGAAGATGTTGATCAGGGCGCTGCTCGGCCGCGAGGTGCCCTCCGGGAAGCTCCCGCTGCACGTGGGCGTTGTCGTGCAGAACGTCGCCTCCGCGGCGACCATCGCCGAGGTGTTCGAGACGGGGTTGCCGTTGATCGAGCGGATCGTCACCGTGACGGGGCGCGGGGTCAAGCGGCCGGCGAACCTCATCGTGCCCGTCGGCATGAAGCTCCGCGACCTGATCGACGCCTGCGGCGGCTTCACCGCGGACGCGCGGGAGATCGTGTTCGGCGGCCCCATGATGGGCCTCGCCCAGGCCCACCTGGACACCCCCCTCGTCAAGGGCACGACCGGCGTGGTCGTCCTCGCCGCGGCGGAGACGAAGCCCACCGTCTCCTACCCATGTATCCGCTGCGGACACTGCCTGGATTCCTGTCCAGTCTTCCTCAACCCGCAGCTGCTCGGCCAGCTCGCCCTCAAGGAGCGCTGGGAGGAGATGGAGGCCAGCCACCTGGTCGATTGCATGCTCTGCGGCTGCTGCGGCTACACCTGCCCGTCGAACATCCCCCTGCCGCAGCTCTTCGCGCTGGCGAAGGCGGCGCTCCGGAAGCGCCCGGCCGCGGCATGA